A region of Vigna radiata var. radiata cultivar VC1973A chromosome 10, Vradiata_ver6, whole genome shotgun sequence DNA encodes the following proteins:
- the LOC106775795 gene encoding protein LNK1 isoform X1, with amino-acid sequence MYEFESSMTRFLFCKLEDNVWDGFGECDDHTVPHAGDKHNKQLTIQGDICTDSLHKLHGIGSSDSANSYGTQDKEELYLENMTQNEKMLEKDSWSHTPEAVFSSRVGDSSKEAKRPTLDETGMSDQCFKSSNLDSGGCELCEDDTILGDKCVVGNDSVCQYPINHISQADNELSFLDNDGWLDIGNFEDVDRMLSCDLTFGTGSLNNEEEFCWLSSSHGAEGSDDALKSDFKFSYAEMSPLKSITDYKMDSKENLVGLSKDSNERSSPLDEKNSSQMDVIDDSVPVPLSMFSENESDMKSGDIVDLLPKEKPQRKLPKPSAGRRKNCYLQNGGSVHPYAPPEQYADTKQPFGTSSSGVTSLDSIQKHKVNVDSDSLGCIQAKIPTRLPDYSHAPNHSSLFPTLSGSRSEHDGHLSPSVKESSYASNIESHGHSLDAAALKTFENREKLYQCCDGPPLTSSFKNDNTPNQIPLHSPGSAQQIGHQFENDNEGHSEVQGVSLGFSPEIDSSAVQESSSMGSVLDQTSLEATSFCHLQQIMDQLDIKTKLCIRDSLYRLAKSAEQRHNNNANGCIGDNEACKAMMVQDASRCTGLMDMETNTNPIDRSVAHLLFHRPSDPSILLPNETLPFKSGATFNWQIHHGSVVNLPVKTEKQVCQEDSSAGLENKFSGGNNT; translated from the exons ATGTACGAG TTTGAATCTTCGATGACAAGGTTCTTGTTTTGTAAG CTTGAAGATAACGTGTGGGATGGATTTGGTGAATGTGATGATCATACAGTGCCCCATGCCGGTGACAAGCATAATAAACAGTTAACAATACAGGGAGATATCTGTACGGATTCACTTCATAAATTACACGGTATCGGAAGTAGTGATTCTGCTAATAGCTATGGTACTCAGGATAAGGAGGAATTGTACTTAGAAAATATGACTCAGAACGAGAAAATGCTAGAAAAGGATTCCTGGTCTCATACACCGGAAGCTGTGTTTTCTTCTCGTGTTGGTGACTCAAGTAAAGAAGCCAAAAGGCCAACTTTAGATGAAACAGGCATGTCTGATCAGTGCTTCAAGAGCAGCAATTTAGATTCTGGTGGATGTGAGCTCTGTGAAGATGATACTATCTTGGGAGACAAGTGTGTGGTTGGAAATGACAGTGTCTGTCAATATCCAATCAATCACATATCCCAAGCTGACAATGAACTCAGTTTTCTTGATAATGATGGGTGGTTAGATATAGGAAACTTTGAAGATGTTGACAGGATGTT aagTTGTGATTTAACGTTTGGAACTGGAAGCCTCAACAATGAAGAAGAGTTCTGCTGGCTCTCATCTTCTCATGGTGCTGAAGGTTCTGATGATGCATTGAAGTCTGACTTTAAGTTTTCATATGCAGAAATGAGTCCATTGAAAAGTATAACAGATTATAAAATGGATTCTAAGGAAAATTTGGTAGGTCTTTCAAAAGATTCCAATGAAAGATCATCTCCTCTTGATGAAAAAAACAGTTCTCAAATGGATGTTATTGACGATAGTGTACCTGTTCCATTATCAATGTTCAGTGAGAATGAGTCAGATATGAAATCTGGTGATATAGTTGACTTGCTACCCAAAGAAAAG cCGCAGAGGAAGCTGCCAAAGCCATCAGCGGGAAGGCGAAAAAACTGTTACCTACAAAATGGAGGTTCTGTTCATCCTTACGCACCTCCTGAGCAATATGCAGATACAAAGCAACCGTTTGGAACGTCTTCCAGTGGAGTTACATCTCTTGATAGCATCCAGAAACATAAGGTGAATGTAGATTCTGATTCTCTAGGGTGTATACAGGCAAAAATTCCTACAAGACTCCCAGACTATAGTCATGCTCCAAATCACAGTTCCCTGTTTCCAACTTTATCTGGATCAAGATCTGAGCATGACGGACATCTGTCTCCTTCTGTTAAAGAGTCATCGTATGCGTCAAACATTGAATCTCATGGTCATTCTTTGGATGCTGCCGCCTTGAAAACGtttgaaaacagagaaaagTTGTACCAATGCTGTGATGGACCTCCGTTAACCAGCAGTTTCAAAAATGATAATACGCCAAATCAAATACCACTTCATAGTCCTGGTTCAGCTCAGCAAATAGGTCACCAGTTTGAAAATGACAACGAAGGTCATAGTGAAGTCCAGGGAGTCAGCCTAGGCTTTTCACCAGAAATAGATTCTTCAGCAGTGCAGGAAAGCTCATCCATGGGCTCTGTTCTGGACCAAACCTCACTTGAAGCAACTAGCTTTTGCCACCTGCAACAGATCATGGATCAG TTGGATATTAAAACCAAACTGTGCATAAGGGACAGTCTATACCGCTTGGCTAAGAGTGCTGAGCAAAGACACAACAATAATGCTAATGGTTGCATTGGAGACAATGAAGCATGCAAAGCAATGATGGTGCAGGATGCAAGCAG GTGTACCGGATTAATGGACATGGAAACTAACACAAATCCCATCGATCGGTCTGTAGCACACTTACTGTTTCACAGGCCTTCAGATCCATCAATTTTGCTTCCTAACGAAACTTTACCTTTCAAATCCGGAGCCACG TTTAATTGGCAGATACATCATGGATCAGTGGTCAATCTACCAGTAAAGACTGAGAAACAAGTCTGTCAAGAAGATTCTTCAGCCGGATTGGAGAACAAGTTTTCCGGGGGAAACAACACCTAA
- the LOC106775795 gene encoding protein LNK1 isoform X4 yields MYELEDNVWDGFGECDDHTVPHAGDKHNKQLTIQGDICTDSLHKLHGIGSSDSANSYGTQDKEELYLENMTQNEKMLEKDSWSHTPEAVFSSRVGDSSKEAKRPTLDETGMSDQCFKSSNLDSGGCELCEDDTILGDKCVVGNDSVCQYPINHISQADNELSFLDNDGWLDIGNFEDVDRMLSCDLTFGTGSLNNEEEFCWLSSSHGAEGSDDALKSDFKFSYAEMSPLKSITDYKMDSKENLVGLSKDSNERSSPLDEKNSSQMDVIDDSVPVPLSMFSENESDMKSGDIVDLLPKEKPQRKLPKPSAGRRKNCYLQNGGSVHPYAPPEQYADTKQPFGTSSSGVTSLDSIQKHKVNVDSDSLGCIQAKIPTRLPDYSHAPNHSSLFPTLSGSRSEHDGHLSPSVKESSYASNIESHGHSLDAAALKTFENREKLYQCCDGPPLTSSFKNDNTPNQIPLHSPGSAQQIGHQFENDNEGHSEVQGVSLGFSPEIDSSAVQESSSMGSVLDQTSLEATSFCHLQQIMDQLDIKTKLCIRDSLYRLAKSAEQRHNNNANGCIGDNEACKAMMVQDASRCTGLMDMETNTNPIDRSVAHLLFHRPSDPSILLPNETLPFKSGATFNWQIHHGSVVNLPVKTEKQVCQEDSSAGLENKFSGGNNT; encoded by the exons ATGTACGAG CTTGAAGATAACGTGTGGGATGGATTTGGTGAATGTGATGATCATACAGTGCCCCATGCCGGTGACAAGCATAATAAACAGTTAACAATACAGGGAGATATCTGTACGGATTCACTTCATAAATTACACGGTATCGGAAGTAGTGATTCTGCTAATAGCTATGGTACTCAGGATAAGGAGGAATTGTACTTAGAAAATATGACTCAGAACGAGAAAATGCTAGAAAAGGATTCCTGGTCTCATACACCGGAAGCTGTGTTTTCTTCTCGTGTTGGTGACTCAAGTAAAGAAGCCAAAAGGCCAACTTTAGATGAAACAGGCATGTCTGATCAGTGCTTCAAGAGCAGCAATTTAGATTCTGGTGGATGTGAGCTCTGTGAAGATGATACTATCTTGGGAGACAAGTGTGTGGTTGGAAATGACAGTGTCTGTCAATATCCAATCAATCACATATCCCAAGCTGACAATGAACTCAGTTTTCTTGATAATGATGGGTGGTTAGATATAGGAAACTTTGAAGATGTTGACAGGATGTT aagTTGTGATTTAACGTTTGGAACTGGAAGCCTCAACAATGAAGAAGAGTTCTGCTGGCTCTCATCTTCTCATGGTGCTGAAGGTTCTGATGATGCATTGAAGTCTGACTTTAAGTTTTCATATGCAGAAATGAGTCCATTGAAAAGTATAACAGATTATAAAATGGATTCTAAGGAAAATTTGGTAGGTCTTTCAAAAGATTCCAATGAAAGATCATCTCCTCTTGATGAAAAAAACAGTTCTCAAATGGATGTTATTGACGATAGTGTACCTGTTCCATTATCAATGTTCAGTGAGAATGAGTCAGATATGAAATCTGGTGATATAGTTGACTTGCTACCCAAAGAAAAG cCGCAGAGGAAGCTGCCAAAGCCATCAGCGGGAAGGCGAAAAAACTGTTACCTACAAAATGGAGGTTCTGTTCATCCTTACGCACCTCCTGAGCAATATGCAGATACAAAGCAACCGTTTGGAACGTCTTCCAGTGGAGTTACATCTCTTGATAGCATCCAGAAACATAAGGTGAATGTAGATTCTGATTCTCTAGGGTGTATACAGGCAAAAATTCCTACAAGACTCCCAGACTATAGTCATGCTCCAAATCACAGTTCCCTGTTTCCAACTTTATCTGGATCAAGATCTGAGCATGACGGACATCTGTCTCCTTCTGTTAAAGAGTCATCGTATGCGTCAAACATTGAATCTCATGGTCATTCTTTGGATGCTGCCGCCTTGAAAACGtttgaaaacagagaaaagTTGTACCAATGCTGTGATGGACCTCCGTTAACCAGCAGTTTCAAAAATGATAATACGCCAAATCAAATACCACTTCATAGTCCTGGTTCAGCTCAGCAAATAGGTCACCAGTTTGAAAATGACAACGAAGGTCATAGTGAAGTCCAGGGAGTCAGCCTAGGCTTTTCACCAGAAATAGATTCTTCAGCAGTGCAGGAAAGCTCATCCATGGGCTCTGTTCTGGACCAAACCTCACTTGAAGCAACTAGCTTTTGCCACCTGCAACAGATCATGGATCAG TTGGATATTAAAACCAAACTGTGCATAAGGGACAGTCTATACCGCTTGGCTAAGAGTGCTGAGCAAAGACACAACAATAATGCTAATGGTTGCATTGGAGACAATGAAGCATGCAAAGCAATGATGGTGCAGGATGCAAGCAG GTGTACCGGATTAATGGACATGGAAACTAACACAAATCCCATCGATCGGTCTGTAGCACACTTACTGTTTCACAGGCCTTCAGATCCATCAATTTTGCTTCCTAACGAAACTTTACCTTTCAAATCCGGAGCCACG TTTAATTGGCAGATACATCATGGATCAGTGGTCAATCTACCAGTAAAGACTGAGAAACAAGTCTGTCAAGAAGATTCTTCAGCCGGATTGGAGAACAAGTTTTCCGGGGGAAACAACACCTAA
- the LOC106775795 gene encoding protein LNK1 isoform X2 codes for MYEFESSMTRFLFCKLEDNVWDGFGECDDHTVPHAGDKHNKQLTIQGDICTDSLHKLHGIGSSDSANSYGTQDKEELYLENMTQNEKMLEKDSWSHTPEAVFSSRVGDSSKEAKRPTLDETGMSDQCFKSSNLDSGGCELCEDDTILGDKCVVGNDSVCQYPINHISQADNELSFLDNDGWLDIGNFEDVDRMLSCDLTFGTGSLNNEEEFCWLSSSHGAEGSDDALKSDFKFSYAEMSPLKSITDYKMDSKENLVGLSKDSNERSSPLDEKNSSQMDVIDDSVPVPLSMFSENESDMKSGDIVDLLPKEKPQRKLPKPSAGRRKNCYLQNGGSVHPYAPPEQYADTKQPFGTSSSGVTSLDSIQKHKVNVDSDSLGCIQAKIPTRLPDYSHAPNHSSLFPTLSGSRSEHDGHLSPSVKESSYASNIESHGHSLDAAALKTFENREKLYQCCDGPPLTSSFKNDNTPNQIPLHSPGSAQQIGHQFENDNEGHSEVQGVSLGFSPEIDSSAVQESSSMGSVLDQTSLEATSFCHLQQIMDQLDIKTKLCIRDSLYRLAKSAEQRHNNNANGCIGDNEACKAMMVQDASRCTGLMDMETNTNPIDRSVAHLLFHRPSDPSILLPNETLPFKSGATIHHGSVVNLPVKTEKQVCQEDSSAGLENKFSGGNNT; via the exons ATGTACGAG TTTGAATCTTCGATGACAAGGTTCTTGTTTTGTAAG CTTGAAGATAACGTGTGGGATGGATTTGGTGAATGTGATGATCATACAGTGCCCCATGCCGGTGACAAGCATAATAAACAGTTAACAATACAGGGAGATATCTGTACGGATTCACTTCATAAATTACACGGTATCGGAAGTAGTGATTCTGCTAATAGCTATGGTACTCAGGATAAGGAGGAATTGTACTTAGAAAATATGACTCAGAACGAGAAAATGCTAGAAAAGGATTCCTGGTCTCATACACCGGAAGCTGTGTTTTCTTCTCGTGTTGGTGACTCAAGTAAAGAAGCCAAAAGGCCAACTTTAGATGAAACAGGCATGTCTGATCAGTGCTTCAAGAGCAGCAATTTAGATTCTGGTGGATGTGAGCTCTGTGAAGATGATACTATCTTGGGAGACAAGTGTGTGGTTGGAAATGACAGTGTCTGTCAATATCCAATCAATCACATATCCCAAGCTGACAATGAACTCAGTTTTCTTGATAATGATGGGTGGTTAGATATAGGAAACTTTGAAGATGTTGACAGGATGTT aagTTGTGATTTAACGTTTGGAACTGGAAGCCTCAACAATGAAGAAGAGTTCTGCTGGCTCTCATCTTCTCATGGTGCTGAAGGTTCTGATGATGCATTGAAGTCTGACTTTAAGTTTTCATATGCAGAAATGAGTCCATTGAAAAGTATAACAGATTATAAAATGGATTCTAAGGAAAATTTGGTAGGTCTTTCAAAAGATTCCAATGAAAGATCATCTCCTCTTGATGAAAAAAACAGTTCTCAAATGGATGTTATTGACGATAGTGTACCTGTTCCATTATCAATGTTCAGTGAGAATGAGTCAGATATGAAATCTGGTGATATAGTTGACTTGCTACCCAAAGAAAAG cCGCAGAGGAAGCTGCCAAAGCCATCAGCGGGAAGGCGAAAAAACTGTTACCTACAAAATGGAGGTTCTGTTCATCCTTACGCACCTCCTGAGCAATATGCAGATACAAAGCAACCGTTTGGAACGTCTTCCAGTGGAGTTACATCTCTTGATAGCATCCAGAAACATAAGGTGAATGTAGATTCTGATTCTCTAGGGTGTATACAGGCAAAAATTCCTACAAGACTCCCAGACTATAGTCATGCTCCAAATCACAGTTCCCTGTTTCCAACTTTATCTGGATCAAGATCTGAGCATGACGGACATCTGTCTCCTTCTGTTAAAGAGTCATCGTATGCGTCAAACATTGAATCTCATGGTCATTCTTTGGATGCTGCCGCCTTGAAAACGtttgaaaacagagaaaagTTGTACCAATGCTGTGATGGACCTCCGTTAACCAGCAGTTTCAAAAATGATAATACGCCAAATCAAATACCACTTCATAGTCCTGGTTCAGCTCAGCAAATAGGTCACCAGTTTGAAAATGACAACGAAGGTCATAGTGAAGTCCAGGGAGTCAGCCTAGGCTTTTCACCAGAAATAGATTCTTCAGCAGTGCAGGAAAGCTCATCCATGGGCTCTGTTCTGGACCAAACCTCACTTGAAGCAACTAGCTTTTGCCACCTGCAACAGATCATGGATCAG TTGGATATTAAAACCAAACTGTGCATAAGGGACAGTCTATACCGCTTGGCTAAGAGTGCTGAGCAAAGACACAACAATAATGCTAATGGTTGCATTGGAGACAATGAAGCATGCAAAGCAATGATGGTGCAGGATGCAAGCAG GTGTACCGGATTAATGGACATGGAAACTAACACAAATCCCATCGATCGGTCTGTAGCACACTTACTGTTTCACAGGCCTTCAGATCCATCAATTTTGCTTCCTAACGAAACTTTACCTTTCAAATCCGGAGCCACG ATACATCATGGATCAGTGGTCAATCTACCAGTAAAGACTGAGAAACAAGTCTGTCAAGAAGATTCTTCAGCCGGATTGGAGAACAAGTTTTCCGGGGGAAACAACACCTAA
- the LOC106775795 gene encoding protein LNK1 isoform X3 produces the protein MSRACYFSLYQLEDNVWDGFGECDDHTVPHAGDKHNKQLTIQGDICTDSLHKLHGIGSSDSANSYGTQDKEELYLENMTQNEKMLEKDSWSHTPEAVFSSRVGDSSKEAKRPTLDETGMSDQCFKSSNLDSGGCELCEDDTILGDKCVVGNDSVCQYPINHISQADNELSFLDNDGWLDIGNFEDVDRMLSCDLTFGTGSLNNEEEFCWLSSSHGAEGSDDALKSDFKFSYAEMSPLKSITDYKMDSKENLVGLSKDSNERSSPLDEKNSSQMDVIDDSVPVPLSMFSENESDMKSGDIVDLLPKEKPQRKLPKPSAGRRKNCYLQNGGSVHPYAPPEQYADTKQPFGTSSSGVTSLDSIQKHKVNVDSDSLGCIQAKIPTRLPDYSHAPNHSSLFPTLSGSRSEHDGHLSPSVKESSYASNIESHGHSLDAAALKTFENREKLYQCCDGPPLTSSFKNDNTPNQIPLHSPGSAQQIGHQFENDNEGHSEVQGVSLGFSPEIDSSAVQESSSMGSVLDQTSLEATSFCHLQQIMDQLDIKTKLCIRDSLYRLAKSAEQRHNNNANGCIGDNEACKAMMVQDASRCTGLMDMETNTNPIDRSVAHLLFHRPSDPSILLPNETLPFKSGATFNWQIHHGSVVNLPVKTEKQVCQEDSSAGLENKFSGGNNT, from the exons atgtCTCGTGCTTGTTATTTCTCTCTTTATCAG CTTGAAGATAACGTGTGGGATGGATTTGGTGAATGTGATGATCATACAGTGCCCCATGCCGGTGACAAGCATAATAAACAGTTAACAATACAGGGAGATATCTGTACGGATTCACTTCATAAATTACACGGTATCGGAAGTAGTGATTCTGCTAATAGCTATGGTACTCAGGATAAGGAGGAATTGTACTTAGAAAATATGACTCAGAACGAGAAAATGCTAGAAAAGGATTCCTGGTCTCATACACCGGAAGCTGTGTTTTCTTCTCGTGTTGGTGACTCAAGTAAAGAAGCCAAAAGGCCAACTTTAGATGAAACAGGCATGTCTGATCAGTGCTTCAAGAGCAGCAATTTAGATTCTGGTGGATGTGAGCTCTGTGAAGATGATACTATCTTGGGAGACAAGTGTGTGGTTGGAAATGACAGTGTCTGTCAATATCCAATCAATCACATATCCCAAGCTGACAATGAACTCAGTTTTCTTGATAATGATGGGTGGTTAGATATAGGAAACTTTGAAGATGTTGACAGGATGTT aagTTGTGATTTAACGTTTGGAACTGGAAGCCTCAACAATGAAGAAGAGTTCTGCTGGCTCTCATCTTCTCATGGTGCTGAAGGTTCTGATGATGCATTGAAGTCTGACTTTAAGTTTTCATATGCAGAAATGAGTCCATTGAAAAGTATAACAGATTATAAAATGGATTCTAAGGAAAATTTGGTAGGTCTTTCAAAAGATTCCAATGAAAGATCATCTCCTCTTGATGAAAAAAACAGTTCTCAAATGGATGTTATTGACGATAGTGTACCTGTTCCATTATCAATGTTCAGTGAGAATGAGTCAGATATGAAATCTGGTGATATAGTTGACTTGCTACCCAAAGAAAAG cCGCAGAGGAAGCTGCCAAAGCCATCAGCGGGAAGGCGAAAAAACTGTTACCTACAAAATGGAGGTTCTGTTCATCCTTACGCACCTCCTGAGCAATATGCAGATACAAAGCAACCGTTTGGAACGTCTTCCAGTGGAGTTACATCTCTTGATAGCATCCAGAAACATAAGGTGAATGTAGATTCTGATTCTCTAGGGTGTATACAGGCAAAAATTCCTACAAGACTCCCAGACTATAGTCATGCTCCAAATCACAGTTCCCTGTTTCCAACTTTATCTGGATCAAGATCTGAGCATGACGGACATCTGTCTCCTTCTGTTAAAGAGTCATCGTATGCGTCAAACATTGAATCTCATGGTCATTCTTTGGATGCTGCCGCCTTGAAAACGtttgaaaacagagaaaagTTGTACCAATGCTGTGATGGACCTCCGTTAACCAGCAGTTTCAAAAATGATAATACGCCAAATCAAATACCACTTCATAGTCCTGGTTCAGCTCAGCAAATAGGTCACCAGTTTGAAAATGACAACGAAGGTCATAGTGAAGTCCAGGGAGTCAGCCTAGGCTTTTCACCAGAAATAGATTCTTCAGCAGTGCAGGAAAGCTCATCCATGGGCTCTGTTCTGGACCAAACCTCACTTGAAGCAACTAGCTTTTGCCACCTGCAACAGATCATGGATCAG TTGGATATTAAAACCAAACTGTGCATAAGGGACAGTCTATACCGCTTGGCTAAGAGTGCTGAGCAAAGACACAACAATAATGCTAATGGTTGCATTGGAGACAATGAAGCATGCAAAGCAATGATGGTGCAGGATGCAAGCAG GTGTACCGGATTAATGGACATGGAAACTAACACAAATCCCATCGATCGGTCTGTAGCACACTTACTGTTTCACAGGCCTTCAGATCCATCAATTTTGCTTCCTAACGAAACTTTACCTTTCAAATCCGGAGCCACG TTTAATTGGCAGATACATCATGGATCAGTGGTCAATCTACCAGTAAAGACTGAGAAACAAGTCTGTCAAGAAGATTCTTCAGCCGGATTGGAGAACAAGTTTTCCGGGGGAAACAACACCTAA
- the LOC106775795 gene encoding protein LNK1 isoform X5, translating into MTQNEKMLEKDSWSHTPEAVFSSRVGDSSKEAKRPTLDETGMSDQCFKSSNLDSGGCELCEDDTILGDKCVVGNDSVCQYPINHISQADNELSFLDNDGWLDIGNFEDVDRMLSCDLTFGTGSLNNEEEFCWLSSSHGAEGSDDALKSDFKFSYAEMSPLKSITDYKMDSKENLVGLSKDSNERSSPLDEKNSSQMDVIDDSVPVPLSMFSENESDMKSGDIVDLLPKEKPQRKLPKPSAGRRKNCYLQNGGSVHPYAPPEQYADTKQPFGTSSSGVTSLDSIQKHKVNVDSDSLGCIQAKIPTRLPDYSHAPNHSSLFPTLSGSRSEHDGHLSPSVKESSYASNIESHGHSLDAAALKTFENREKLYQCCDGPPLTSSFKNDNTPNQIPLHSPGSAQQIGHQFENDNEGHSEVQGVSLGFSPEIDSSAVQESSSMGSVLDQTSLEATSFCHLQQIMDQLDIKTKLCIRDSLYRLAKSAEQRHNNNANGCIGDNEACKAMMVQDASRCTGLMDMETNTNPIDRSVAHLLFHRPSDPSILLPNETLPFKSGATFNWQIHHGSVVNLPVKTEKQVCQEDSSAGLENKFSGGNNT; encoded by the exons ATGACTCAGAACGAGAAAATGCTAGAAAAGGATTCCTGGTCTCATACACCGGAAGCTGTGTTTTCTTCTCGTGTTGGTGACTCAAGTAAAGAAGCCAAAAGGCCAACTTTAGATGAAACAGGCATGTCTGATCAGTGCTTCAAGAGCAGCAATTTAGATTCTGGTGGATGTGAGCTCTGTGAAGATGATACTATCTTGGGAGACAAGTGTGTGGTTGGAAATGACAGTGTCTGTCAATATCCAATCAATCACATATCCCAAGCTGACAATGAACTCAGTTTTCTTGATAATGATGGGTGGTTAGATATAGGAAACTTTGAAGATGTTGACAGGATGTT aagTTGTGATTTAACGTTTGGAACTGGAAGCCTCAACAATGAAGAAGAGTTCTGCTGGCTCTCATCTTCTCATGGTGCTGAAGGTTCTGATGATGCATTGAAGTCTGACTTTAAGTTTTCATATGCAGAAATGAGTCCATTGAAAAGTATAACAGATTATAAAATGGATTCTAAGGAAAATTTGGTAGGTCTTTCAAAAGATTCCAATGAAAGATCATCTCCTCTTGATGAAAAAAACAGTTCTCAAATGGATGTTATTGACGATAGTGTACCTGTTCCATTATCAATGTTCAGTGAGAATGAGTCAGATATGAAATCTGGTGATATAGTTGACTTGCTACCCAAAGAAAAG cCGCAGAGGAAGCTGCCAAAGCCATCAGCGGGAAGGCGAAAAAACTGTTACCTACAAAATGGAGGTTCTGTTCATCCTTACGCACCTCCTGAGCAATATGCAGATACAAAGCAACCGTTTGGAACGTCTTCCAGTGGAGTTACATCTCTTGATAGCATCCAGAAACATAAGGTGAATGTAGATTCTGATTCTCTAGGGTGTATACAGGCAAAAATTCCTACAAGACTCCCAGACTATAGTCATGCTCCAAATCACAGTTCCCTGTTTCCAACTTTATCTGGATCAAGATCTGAGCATGACGGACATCTGTCTCCTTCTGTTAAAGAGTCATCGTATGCGTCAAACATTGAATCTCATGGTCATTCTTTGGATGCTGCCGCCTTGAAAACGtttgaaaacagagaaaagTTGTACCAATGCTGTGATGGACCTCCGTTAACCAGCAGTTTCAAAAATGATAATACGCCAAATCAAATACCACTTCATAGTCCTGGTTCAGCTCAGCAAATAGGTCACCAGTTTGAAAATGACAACGAAGGTCATAGTGAAGTCCAGGGAGTCAGCCTAGGCTTTTCACCAGAAATAGATTCTTCAGCAGTGCAGGAAAGCTCATCCATGGGCTCTGTTCTGGACCAAACCTCACTTGAAGCAACTAGCTTTTGCCACCTGCAACAGATCATGGATCAG TTGGATATTAAAACCAAACTGTGCATAAGGGACAGTCTATACCGCTTGGCTAAGAGTGCTGAGCAAAGACACAACAATAATGCTAATGGTTGCATTGGAGACAATGAAGCATGCAAAGCAATGATGGTGCAGGATGCAAGCAG GTGTACCGGATTAATGGACATGGAAACTAACACAAATCCCATCGATCGGTCTGTAGCACACTTACTGTTTCACAGGCCTTCAGATCCATCAATTTTGCTTCCTAACGAAACTTTACCTTTCAAATCCGGAGCCACG TTTAATTGGCAGATACATCATGGATCAGTGGTCAATCTACCAGTAAAGACTGAGAAACAAGTCTGTCAAGAAGATTCTTCAGCCGGATTGGAGAACAAGTTTTCCGGGGGAAACAACACCTAA